The Tripterygium wilfordii isolate XIE 37 chromosome 5, ASM1340144v1, whole genome shotgun sequence DNA segment GCTCCAAATTTGTAGCATTCGCATGGTTCTTTACTATTTTGTCCACATTAAATATTCATATTCCCATTATAACCCAGAActtgtcaaataaataaataaataaataaataaataattaaccctgagcttattaaataaataaattaaattaaattaaattgataattgatttaaattcattatattaattttatgaattactttgtatgtttggatataacgtatacaactaaaatgtatgcTACCCCTGCgcgtaatttatccaatatactacacaacacaaatgttaacaataaaagttcaatcaaacatttatccagcattcaagcagcatatctgttactaaaattgtccaacatttctgtTATCATCATTTCTATTGAGATATCTACTTCTTTATAAATGTTCTACCAAATTAGTCCATAAaatgtaaataatgttcatcataataaaaataaatactcgGCGCCGATAGTCCCTCACTCTCTGTCTAGTCACAATTCACACATCTCTGCAAAAAGCAAATCTCAGAAGGACATAACAATCCCTCCCAATCACGTGCTTCCCAAGTGACCGTACCCCACTGACTTGCTCCATTCCACGCTCTACTGCTGTGATATAAAACCCGCGCGTACATCTCAAATGTCCTTCCTTCGCGAGTGGGATTTTGTATGGCCCCACCTCTCCTCCATTTTCTCGGTCTACAAATACAACTCTCCTCTCTCCAATTCATCCCCTCCATTTCTCATTCCCCTTCGTAGAGCTCAGTGTGATTATAGCAAACATAAACACGTCTCTTTTGATGTCAGCAGGTCCCTGCAAATCGATCGAAGAACACTAGTTGTGCTTTTTATTAGATCTTAACAAAGAAGCAATAACCATCAAAACCCTCCTACATCTCTGTGAGTTAGATGGCGGAGAGTTTAGATGACGGCGTGTTTTGGCTTCCTCCTCAGTTTCTCACCGATGATGATGTTATCGCGGGGAAGAACAGCAAGAAAAACGGCTATGATGAGTTGGGTTTGGCGCTTGAGTTCCCGTATGGGTTCGGGTCATTTCCGTTCTCTTCGGATCTATGCTCTCCCGCTGAGTCTGTTGTGGGGTCCACTGAGACTGAGAGCGACGAAGAGGATTATCTATCTGGGTTGACCCGGGAAATGGCCCGCGCGACTCTGGAAGACGATTTCAAGCGAAACGGCTTCACTTATGGCACCCAAAACACCAAGGTACTGTGCTATATACCGTACAGTTTACTCTCTTACTCTGGCAAAATCCTAAGTTTTTGCTACTTGTGTAAGTCTTGAATCGGTTCATTTATTGTTTGGTTTCATTTACCAGGATCGGGTTGTTTTCGGGTCACCTCAATCGACGCTCTGTGCTGTTGGGAGTGGGTGCGGATGCAGAAAGGGATCGAGCCACGGGAGTCCTAAAGACGCCTCACGAGTTTCCTCTCCTCCAACATGGGATCTGTTATATGCAGCCGCAAGGGAAGTTGCGAGGATGGAAATGAAGGAAGCAGAATACGGGTCTAATCATGGCAGGGGACTCTTGGGTCCTCCTAAGATACCCTCTCCAGTTTCTATTCCCTTCAAACATTCAAATCCTGATGGGTATTATGCCAACCAGTCGCTTTCTCACCAGAAATTGCAGGCATACCAAGTAAAGCTAATTTGTTTCTTGCTCTCTTTTGGTTTGATATGGGTTCTTTAATCACTTATATTGGTTACtgattaattttattgttttatgtttACAGTTGCAGCAGTTGAAGCAACAACAAATGTTGAAGCAGCTGAAGCAACAACAATTGTTAAAGCAGCAGAATGCCCAGCTTTGGGGGAAGGGAACTGGACAGTATCAGGCTCAGGCGCTTCCGGTAGTTCGTAATGAATCGAGAAGTACTTCTAGGCCTTTGGATTTGTCGCCGTCTGCTTGGCCGCCTCTTCAACAAGCCCTGCAACAACCTCGTCAAGGTGGGTCGGATATGCGGGCTGTTTTTCTCGGAAGTACTGGGACCAAAAGGGAATGTGCAGGAACTGGTGTCTTTTTGCCTCGTCAAACTGGTATCCGCCCCGAAACCCGCAAGAAGCCAGGTACCTTTTGTCTCACCTCACCTATGGTCTTATTGTCCTCTTCTTTTTGCTTCTTAGCAGTGGTGAGTTGTTCTTGAATTCGTTTTATTAATTTTCTATGGATCTGGTACATTTTGGAAAGTTACGGTTGATACTGATTTACGAGGATCTGTTCTGTGTAGCGTGCTCCACTGTTCTAGTCCCGGCCAGAGTAGTTCATGCCCTGAAGTTGAACCTGGATGAAATGGGTGGTGGTTCTCGGTCGCAGCATCAGAGTTGTTTTAATGGAAGTTTTGGCAGCGATAGTGGTTAGTAATTAACTGTTTCTTTGTAAGCCTCTGTATATTCATGCAATTATTTAACATCTGCTTAATTATTTCTTGGGATTTTCAGATGCTTCTGCTGCTTTGAGGCTGCGGAGCAACTACAAAACCGTGTCTCGGAGCAACACCAGGTCTCAGTCAGGAATGAACCATGAGATCCGGTTACCTCAGGATTGGAGCTATTAAGTTCTGTGTTTACTTTCCTTGGTTGATGTTTTAAGAAAAAAGTTGAAGCTAGTTTTTACTATAGGTGATAATAGGTATAAAGAaatagtgaagaagaagaaatgaagaatGGCTTTGATTGAAAGGCCATTTGAGATGTTTTTTTGGGGTTAGTCTTGGGAGAAATAAGGTTTTGATAGTTGCAAGTTATGAAGATTGAAAGCCAACTTTTGATGGGGAAAGTttgattttgtgttcttgggCAAATAAGCTGGATTCAGTAGGGAGATTAATGTTAGTAGCAAAAGATTAGAAAGGGTAATTGCTTTGTTTTGTTAATTCAGTTGCCCTTTCCTTTCCATGTAATGCCAGCCTTGTTTATCCAAACTattataataaaagaaaatatattctaTCTACTGCTGCTACGTTTGTTCTgcacttttttttgaaaaaataaggctgagaaatcaaagtttggACACAAATATGTTTAATCCAATCGAATTTTggacataaataaatatgtttAATTCAACTTATCACCGACTGAGGCATTGTTGCTTGCACATATTTTTTCAAACTAGGAACTTTCATTGTACTGTATTTTAATCTGTCCCCATTGAGAAAGAGGAGAAACGTTGCCATCAGAAGGCGGTAGGTCTATCACATACTTAAGCCAGAGCACGTTTCGTTGCCGGCGAAATCCGGGGTTTTTTGTGGTTGGTTGCACGTTGAGTTGATACGACGTCGTTACTGCCACTTGGAGTTGATGTAGGGTAATTCCACGCGCGGTTGTTTGCGATTGAGtgtattttatttaatgtttttaatttttgctCTGTTTTTTTTGGTATAGCGGTCGACGTGCCGTTGTTTGTTGTGGTGGTGCGTGTGGTTAGCATGTTCTGCGGTTGTAGCGCGTATTTCGGGATTCGTTTGTTTTGTTACTCTTTTTGGTCATACCTCCACATTTTTCACTCTTTTGATTTCCCACCacctttttagttttttccCCACTTTCATTTtggtaatatttgaaatttgaaaatatttctTTAAAGACAATGCTACATCTTCTCATTTTGTGATCCCAAAAAACCTTCAAATTTTGTAACACTCAATTGTGCAGATGAGAGAGTCAAGAGAGGTGAGATTCGTGTTCGTGAGAAGCTGATGAGAATAATTGAATAAATGAATTAATCCTAAAAATTATCAACTGTGTAGATTAGAGTTGATCAATCTAATAGttataattaaacaaaattaaaattaaaaataatattaatatatatttaatatctaTGTCTGTAATGTGTAAAATTTTCGATGTTGAGTGTTGATTATGGACACCAAAGTCAGCAATAAATTTACCATACTAGAAAAATTGATAACAATATACCAAAATGTCATTTTCGATAATCAAAAGCTAGATAATGGTACGATATTGGATAATTTATTGTTACCATACAAGCCCCATCTATACTGCTATATAACTCTCAAAATAGTGtcatttctgaaaaaaaaaatcaaaaactctTGTATATAGAGACAAGTGACAAGTCCCACATTTAAGGGTTGctcaaccaaccaaccaaccaagGGACCTATCTCTtggagatatacatatatggcaAAGTTACTGATAAGAATAATTGGTGACACTGATTCATTATGATGTGTATGTTAACGTTGATAGACAAGTAGTTGGAACCTTTCAATCAACTAAACAAATAACTTTATACTTGGTTGGGTGCAGCATTGTTTCCTAGCGTAGAACATGCCATACGTACCCTTACGTAGGAAAATCGTGTGGTTTACGCAAATGGGATAGATAAGAGAAGGACAATTAGAGCATATAGTTTATTTTGAGACTGCGATTTATGAGTCTTGATTTAGTAAAGTGGAATTAGTTGACTTAATCCTTTCCATGATTGGTGATGACGACGTCCACGTACTTTGATTTGTTAATTTAAAACTTAGCCGAAAACATCGACTGTGAAAGTCAGTCACCAACATGCTACGGCTTCAACAATCAACATCGCAAACTGAGTCCGTCCTTGATATTTCTTTTGCAGACTGATTGCTCTTCTACAGTTTCCCCAGGCCCAACTATGAATTGCATGGGCCTTGCTGTGGAAATATTGGCTCATTCCGTGCTGCAGTTTCTATCAATCATATACcgacaattttctctcaccaagaaacACAAGAATGCCCAAGAGATTATTGTAAGCCTCACTTCAAAACCTATTCTCTACACCTTGTATATCTTGAAATCTCTCACAGTCTCATACCAAGAACCCAATTACACCAAGAGATGAACCATAAAGTTTCCCCACCTTGCTCCCTCTCTCACTAGGTCTAGCCACCTCTCTAACTCatctttagaaaaaataaaacaataggaACTTTAATTACAACCCTAGAAAACacttttgtttttaataaaaaactACAGTACCAATAGTTACTTAGCTCGTCCGTACGGGTAGTCCTTGTGTCTTTCAGCATACCCATCATGACGGCTACACCACCCATTCCGACAGCACCTGACATGTCCCGATGGCTAAACCACCCGTTTGGACTGATCTTCAACCTTCCTTGAGTAAGACCTTCCAATAAGGCTCCTCTACTACTTCATGTACCCGAGCGTCTGGATGGCTAAATCCCCCGTTCGGACAGTAACTCCAGAAAACGCTAAATAAGCAACATACCTTTTCTTTACACACGATCCAAACTGATACCAAATTTCTGATCAATACTAACAATCTCCAccttaataaaaaatttcattggCTTCGCAATAACCACAGTCTTCACCGACAATCACAACTCTCTAGACTGAGAACCGTCCTCCGTAGTTTTGCTATAATATTTTCTTTATCGACAATCATACTCCATCATAAAAAAGTATACCCATTCAGAACTTTACCATTCCAAGattttccttttcaacttcATGTTGAAAAAacttgttgaaatttttttggcgTAATCACCATGCCTGACTTTCCCTGGAGTTCCTCAACCCTTGACATACCTTTCAACCACACATCCTGCATAATCGCCAAGCCAATGCCTGGGTACAAACCCGTGGACCTGCTTTCGGTACCTCATCCTCTTCCATGGCAACCTAGCGATCAATCAAGACGTCAAAAGGATAATCATCCTCTTATGGAGAAAAGAGACTTACAGTCACTGACAATGTCGACGTCTCCATCTACTAATTTGGAGCTTTTAGCTGAACCTGCTCCTCCTAACAATTTTTCTTTAGGTGCCAAGATTATCCACACCTTATGCATCGATGACAACTTCAATTACCCCACAAGAGCTCCTCTAGGAGATAACTCCATCACCAAAAAACTCTACCTGATAACATCTGCATTACTTCTAGCCAACTTCTCCACCATGAGCTGTATCACCAAATGTGAATATAAACTAGCGACAACAAATTCTCACATAACGATGACTtaataaaatgataaataaaaataacagaagtgatagggatctctcagtaaaaaacatctcagtcatcccaataATGGATGTGccactctctggttcaatcatcaagttttgtgggcccctacacttacattaaTCAAAGGACAAGATCCACTAGACATGCCAAATCAAAAAACATGTGACTTATTATATGCAAAAGCCGACCACCAAttcttttatcaaaaaaatgtacAAGCTTGTACCCCATAagttaaatgaaaaaaatgaacTAATGCAAAAAAAACAGGCATACatctattgatgctttggaacataatttttgaagtttgcacaaatatttttattacCTCACactaacatacatatatatttaaaaaagatCAATAAAAAACTTACGTAGCATGGGTACACAACTAGTTTTACATATTATGATAACCTTATAGCATTTTCCTGGCAGAACCATCCCCGTGATTGTCGATATTTAGCATGGCATTGTGGGTCAACTTAGTAGATTCTTAGGCCCATAAAGTTGAGC contains these protein-coding regions:
- the LOC119999085 gene encoding uncharacterized protein LOC119999085 isoform X2, with product MAESLDDGVFWLPPQFLTDDDVIAGKNSKKNGYDELGLALEFPYGFGSFPFSSDLCSPAESVVGSTETESDEEDYLSGLTREMARATLEDDFKRNGFTYGTQNTKDRVVFGSPQSTLCAVGSGCGCRKGSSHGSPKDASRVSSPPTWDLLYAAAREVARMEMKEAEYGSNHGRGLLGPPKIPSPVSIPFKHSNPDGYYANQSLSHQKLQAYQLKQLKQQQLLKQQNAQLWGKGTGQYQAQALPVVRNESRSTSRPLDLSPSAWPPLQQALQQPRQGGSDMRAVFLGSTGTKRECAGTGVFLPRQTGIRPETRKKPACSTVLVPARVVHALKLNLDEMGGGSRSQHQSCFNGSFGSDSDASAALRLRSNYKTVSRSNTRSQSGMNHEIRLPQDWSY
- the LOC119999085 gene encoding uncharacterized protein LOC119999085 isoform X1 is translated as MAESLDDGVFWLPPQFLTDDDVIAGKNSKKNGYDELGLALEFPYGFGSFPFSSDLCSPAESVVGSTETESDEEDYLSGLTREMARATLEDDFKRNGFTYGTQNTKDRVVFGSPQSTLCAVGSGCGCRKGSSHGSPKDASRVSSPPTWDLLYAAAREVARMEMKEAEYGSNHGRGLLGPPKIPSPVSIPFKHSNPDGYYANQSLSHQKLQAYQLQQLKQQQMLKQLKQQQLLKQQNAQLWGKGTGQYQAQALPVVRNESRSTSRPLDLSPSAWPPLQQALQQPRQGGSDMRAVFLGSTGTKRECAGTGVFLPRQTGIRPETRKKPACSTVLVPARVVHALKLNLDEMGGGSRSQHQSCFNGSFGSDSDASAALRLRSNYKTVSRSNTRSQSGMNHEIRLPQDWSY